A section of the Metabacillus endolithicus genome encodes:
- the fumC gene encoding class II fumarate hydratase: MDYRVEKDTMGEIQVPAEKYWGAQTQRSKQNFKIGGEKMPNEVITGFAILKRSAAIVNDSLGKLHKEKAEAIIKACDEIIEGKLNDHFPLVVWQTGSGTQSNMNVNEVVARRGNEFLKEKGINEVIHPNDDVNMSQSSNDTFPTAMHIAGVLAVDSKLLPAIDKLHATLVEKEKKFEDIVKIGRTHLQDATPLTLGQEISGWTHMLLQTKEMIQQATSYMKNLAIGGTAVGTGINAHPEFGDRVAKEISEFTNERFQSSINKFHALTSHDETVYAHGALKALAANLMKIANDVRWLASGPRCGIGEITIPENEPGSSIMPGKVNPTQSEALTMVAVQVMGNDAAIGFAASQGNFELNVFKPVIIYNFLQSVQLLSDAIVSFHDHCAVGIEANIPVIEKYVKDSLMLVTALNPHIGYENAAKIAKLAHKEGLTLKEASLRLELLTEDQFDQYVKPEEMTYPK; the protein is encoded by the coding sequence TTGGATTATCGTGTAGAGAAAGACACAATGGGAGAGATTCAAGTACCAGCTGAAAAGTATTGGGGAGCACAAACTCAACGCAGCAAGCAAAACTTTAAAATTGGTGGAGAAAAGATGCCGAACGAGGTTATTACTGGATTTGCCATTTTAAAAAGAAGTGCTGCAATTGTAAACGATTCACTTGGAAAATTACATAAAGAAAAGGCAGAGGCAATTATTAAGGCTTGTGATGAAATCATAGAAGGAAAATTAAATGATCATTTTCCACTTGTTGTATGGCAAACGGGTAGTGGCACACAAAGTAATATGAATGTAAACGAAGTTGTAGCCAGAAGAGGAAATGAATTTTTGAAGGAAAAAGGAATAAACGAAGTTATTCATCCAAATGATGATGTAAACATGAGTCAAAGTTCAAATGACACATTTCCCACTGCTATGCATATAGCAGGAGTTTTAGCAGTGGATAGTAAGCTCTTGCCTGCAATTGATAAGCTGCATGCTACGTTAGTTGAAAAAGAAAAGAAATTTGAGGACATTGTGAAAATTGGACGTACTCATTTGCAAGATGCGACACCTTTAACGTTGGGGCAGGAAATCAGTGGTTGGACACATATGCTTTTGCAAACGAAGGAAATGATTCAGCAAGCAACATCCTATATGAAAAATTTAGCTATAGGTGGTACAGCTGTTGGTACTGGTATTAATGCCCACCCTGAGTTCGGTGATCGTGTGGCAAAAGAAATTAGTGAGTTTACAAATGAGAGATTTCAATCTTCAATTAATAAATTTCATGCCTTAACAAGCCATGATGAAACGGTATATGCTCATGGAGCATTAAAGGCATTGGCTGCTAACTTAATGAAGATTGCAAACGATGTTCGTTGGTTAGCTAGTGGACCAAGATGTGGAATTGGCGAAATTACAATACCAGAAAATGAACCAGGAAGCTCTATCATGCCGGGAAAAGTAAACCCAACTCAAAGTGAAGCGCTAACGATGGTCGCTGTTCAAGTAATGGGAAATGACGCTGCCATCGGGTTTGCAGCAAGTCAGGGGAATTTTGAGTTGAATGTATTTAAGCCGGTTATCATTTATAACTTTTTACAATCAGTACAACTCCTTTCAGATGCAATTGTTTCGTTCCATGATCATTGTGCTGTTGGGATTGAAGCCAACATCCCGGTTATTGAAAAGTATGTGAAAGATTCATTAATGCTTGTTACCGCATTAAACCCTCATATTGGCTATGAAAATGCAGCAAAAATTGCTAAGCTAGCTCATAAAGAAGGATTAACACTAAAAGAAGCTTCTTTACGATTGGAACTATTAACTGAAGATCAATTTGATCAATATGTGAAGCCAGAAGAAATGACATACCCTAAATAA
- a CDS encoding sensor histidine kinase, translating to MKNKPLAFQIWVVFSGILLVISLLLVIFFPTTLRSFFTKEIYKTIENEQLVLMEYGNPGNSLQNDKQKDRTVSHLFLPIQSRYYLYSEELPTDFIRQTQDLAAQQTASSERYEKNLRNQTLFYVIHKLTINGEPSYLLSYSWDSYRNDLVFTLFRQLMIVMAVVFLFSWIPSIWLARYLSKPLVKLEKHVKDISEQAWHEPVEVDRNDEIGKLGHMIEKMRQHLVRKDEAQQTLLQNISHDLKTPVMVIRGYARSVNDGIFPKGDLSSTMDVIEDESEKLEKKIKDLLYLTKLDFLSTRKPKKTSFRLDQLIHEEVERIKWAKPELTWNLNVEDATILGDSEQWEKLLENLLENSLRYAETAISISMSKSEQHLTLNLWNDGPPIDKEIMGQLFEPFQKGQKGEFGIGLSIVKRIADLHESKVWAANERNGAAFYLEIPIR from the coding sequence ATGAAAAATAAACCGTTAGCCTTTCAAATTTGGGTAGTATTTTCAGGCATTCTTTTGGTTATTTCATTATTATTAGTGATTTTTTTCCCCACCACTTTACGAAGCTTTTTCACAAAAGAAATTTATAAAACGATTGAAAATGAACAGCTTGTTTTAATGGAATATGGTAATCCTGGAAACAGTCTGCAAAATGACAAACAAAAAGACCGTACTGTTTCCCATTTGTTTTTACCTATCCAAAGTCGATACTATTTATATAGTGAAGAGCTTCCAACTGATTTTATTCGTCAAACACAGGATTTAGCTGCACAGCAAACAGCATCTAGTGAACGATATGAAAAGAATTTACGAAATCAAACACTTTTTTATGTGATTCATAAGCTAACAATCAACGGTGAGCCTAGTTACTTATTATCCTACTCATGGGATTCTTATCGGAATGATCTTGTGTTCACCCTATTTCGACAACTTATGATTGTCATGGCCGTTGTCTTTTTATTTAGCTGGATACCGTCGATTTGGCTAGCAAGGTATTTATCAAAACCACTTGTTAAGCTTGAAAAGCATGTAAAAGACATTTCTGAGCAAGCCTGGCACGAACCGGTTGAAGTAGACCGAAACGATGAAATTGGAAAACTCGGGCACATGATTGAAAAAATGCGTCAGCATCTTGTAAGGAAAGACGAAGCTCAGCAAACGCTGCTGCAAAATATATCACATGATTTAAAAACACCTGTTATGGTTATCCGTGGGTATGCGAGATCTGTAAATGACGGGATTTTCCCAAAAGGTGATCTTTCCAGTACAATGGATGTTATTGAAGATGAATCAGAAAAGCTTGAAAAAAAAATAAAAGATTTACTTTACTTAACGAAGCTTGATTTTTTATCCACAAGAAAGCCGAAAAAAACTTCGTTTCGCCTCGATCAACTCATACACGAGGAAGTGGAACGAATTAAATGGGCTAAACCCGAACTTACTTGGAATTTAAATGTTGAAGACGCAACTATTTTGGGGGATTCAGAGCAGTGGGAAAAGCTGCTTGAAAACCTGCTTGAAAATTCCTTACGATATGCTGAGACAGCCATTTCAATTTCAATGTCAAAATCAGAACAACATCTTACTTTGAACTTATGGAATGATGGACCTCCAATTGACAAAGAGATAATGGGACAGCTATTTGAACCTTTTCAAAAAGGACAAAAAGGGGAATTTGGAATTGGATTGAGCATTGTTAAGCGGATTGCAGATTTGCATGAATCTAAGGTGTGGGCAGCAAACGAGCGAAATGGAGCAGCTTTCTATCTAGAAATTCCTATACGTTAG
- a CDS encoding S1C family serine protease, whose amino-acid sequence MGYYDQTEITREQKKTRKSIKPIVSSLLSGIVGGALVLGVTTYKQEQQPTVEQNTAAVEAVTQNNDSAPNVSTQELSTNSSSIADIVDSLTPAIVGITNMQTQTSRDFFNSSSESVEAGTGSGFIFKKEGDAGYILTNNHVIEGAQSIEVTLYNGEKVPAELVGTDALTDIAVLKIDAEHVEVVAELGDSSQLRTGEDVIAIGNPLGEEFSRTVTQGIISGIDRTIDVTTSEGNWALDVLQTDAAINPGNSGGPLINMSGQVIGINSLKISDSGVEGLGFAIPSNDVVPIAEELLSNGKIQRPFLGVGLVEMSEVPQYYLQQNMSLPEEVTEGVIVGNVSPASPADEAGLKQQDVIISMNDQKITSSSDLRKFLYSETEIGEEVKVTLYRAGEKMTVTIKLTNKDATNA is encoded by the coding sequence ATGGGATATTATGATCAAACAGAAATTACACGCGAACAGAAAAAAACAAGAAAAAGTATCAAACCAATTGTATCTTCACTTCTAAGTGGAATTGTTGGTGGAGCATTAGTATTAGGTGTGACGACTTATAAACAGGAGCAACAACCGACAGTAGAACAAAATACTGCTGCAGTTGAAGCTGTTACTCAAAATAATGATTCTGCTCCTAATGTCTCAACACAAGAACTATCTACAAATTCTAGCTCTATTGCTGATATCGTTGATAGCTTAACGCCAGCAATTGTTGGGATTACGAATATGCAAACACAAACAAGCAGAGATTTCTTTAACAGCTCATCAGAAAGTGTTGAAGCTGGAACAGGTTCAGGATTCATCTTTAAAAAAGAAGGTGATGCAGGATATATTTTAACAAATAACCACGTTATTGAAGGAGCACAATCAATTGAAGTAACTCTTTATAATGGAGAGAAAGTTCCAGCAGAGCTAGTTGGAACAGATGCATTAACTGACATAGCTGTACTCAAAATTGATGCAGAGCATGTCGAAGTTGTGGCAGAGTTAGGGGATTCATCACAACTACGTACAGGTGAAGATGTGATCGCAATAGGAAATCCATTAGGAGAAGAATTCTCCAGAACCGTAACACAAGGAATCATAAGCGGTATTGATCGAACAATTGATGTAACAACATCTGAAGGTAATTGGGCACTTGATGTTCTTCAAACAGATGCAGCAATTAATCCAGGTAACAGTGGAGGTCCATTAATAAACATGAGTGGACAGGTTATCGGAATTAATAGTTTGAAAATTAGTGATAGCGGTGTAGAAGGGCTAGGCTTTGCCATTCCGAGTAACGATGTTGTTCCTATTGCTGAAGAGCTATTGTCTAATGGGAAAATCCAACGTCCTTTCCTTGGTGTAGGATTAGTTGAGATGAGTGAGGTTCCTCAATATTATTTACAACAAAACATGAGTCTACCTGAAGAAGTGACAGAAGGCGTTATTGTGGGGAATGTTTCACCAGCATCACCGGCAGATGAAGCAGGTCTTAAGCAACAAGATGTGATTATCTCAATGAACGATCAAAAAATCACAAGTTCTAGTGATTTAAGAAAGTTTCTCTATTCAGAAACGGAAATTGGTGAAGAAGTAAAAGTAACTCTTTACCGAGCAGGAGAAAAAATGACCGTTACTATTAAGCTCACAAACAAAGATGCAACAAATGCATAA
- a CDS encoding response regulator transcription factor translates to MSYNVYLVEDEQNLNELLTMYLINEKWSVTSCLTGSQARELIDKPPHLWILDIMLPDIDGYQLIREIKAATPNVPVIFISARDADIDRVLGLELGSDDYISKPFLPRELVIRAQKLLSRTYIEESTESSKVITLTPYQIDEQVRIVYLNNEEVTLTSKEFDLLQLFIHNQGQAFSREQILTNIWGEDYFGTDRVVDDLVRRLRKKMPELKLETIYGFGYRMLKG, encoded by the coding sequence ATGAGTTACAACGTATACTTAGTCGAGGATGAACAGAACTTAAATGAATTGTTAACCATGTATCTCATAAATGAAAAATGGTCTGTTACCTCTTGCCTCACTGGGTCCCAAGCAAGAGAGCTAATAGACAAGCCGCCTCATTTATGGATCCTGGATATTATGCTTCCTGATATTGACGGATATCAATTAATTCGTGAAATAAAAGCAGCAACACCTAACGTTCCTGTTATTTTTATCTCTGCTAGAGATGCTGATATTGATCGTGTTTTAGGGTTGGAGCTTGGTAGTGATGATTATATTTCAAAACCTTTTTTACCAAGAGAACTTGTCATTCGAGCACAAAAACTATTATCAAGAACATATATAGAAGAATCAACTGAATCTAGTAAAGTTATTACTCTTACTCCCTATCAAATAGACGAGCAAGTAAGAATTGTTTACTTAAATAATGAAGAAGTTACCTTAACATCAAAGGAATTTGATCTGCTTCAATTGTTTATACACAATCAAGGTCAGGCTTTTTCTAGAGAGCAAATACTAACTAATATTTGGGGAGAAGATTATTTCGGAACAGATCGAGTTGTTGATGATTTAGTCCGAAGACTAAGAAAGAAAATGCCGGAACTGAAACTAGAAACAATCTATGGATTTGGCTACAGGATGTTAAAAGGATGA